A window of the Prosthecobacter debontii genome harbors these coding sequences:
- a CDS encoding magnesium transporter CorA family protein produces the protein MVRLITQQGQLFDWQDEKVRPFPDNLVFLDLLNPSRAEELEAESWLEHQLPTREEMQEIEESSRLYSEQGALYMTAWIPVGLDSPDPDTTAITFVLAPDCLTTVRYADPMAFRLIVDQVRRQCACPMSSDAVFLTLCELIVARIADALQLVESDLKKIGRDVFSLNPHKANATVEKDLGDVVRTLGRRSALVANLRESLVSVNRMLQYFLNNAATWMRSDLAAQFRSVMRDVKSLDDYTNQQQQEMTFLLESTLGLINIQQNQIIKIFTIASVLFMPPTLIASIYGMNFEHMPELKFPWAYPVVICLLVVSALIPIWWFKRKKLL, from the coding sequence ATGGTCCGACTCATCACCCAGCAAGGACAGCTCTTCGATTGGCAGGACGAAAAGGTGCGCCCCTTTCCGGACAACCTCGTCTTTCTTGATCTCCTCAACCCCTCACGTGCCGAGGAACTTGAGGCGGAGAGTTGGCTCGAGCATCAGCTCCCGACGCGGGAAGAGATGCAGGAGATTGAGGAATCCAGCCGACTCTACAGCGAACAGGGAGCCCTCTACATGACCGCGTGGATTCCCGTTGGGCTGGATTCACCCGACCCTGACACCACCGCCATCACCTTCGTGTTGGCCCCTGATTGCCTCACCACCGTGCGCTATGCGGACCCGATGGCGTTCCGTCTGATTGTGGACCAAGTTCGCCGCCAATGTGCCTGCCCCATGAGCAGCGATGCGGTTTTCCTCACCCTCTGTGAGTTGATCGTGGCCCGGATTGCCGATGCCCTGCAGTTGGTCGAGTCCGACCTCAAGAAGATCGGGCGGGATGTATTCAGTCTGAATCCCCACAAGGCCAACGCCACCGTGGAAAAAGATTTGGGCGATGTCGTGCGCACCCTGGGCCGCCGCAGTGCTCTGGTGGCGAATCTGCGCGAAAGTCTCGTGAGCGTGAACCGCATGCTCCAGTATTTCCTCAACAATGCAGCCACGTGGATGCGCAGTGATCTCGCCGCGCAGTTCCGCAGCGTCATGCGCGACGTGAAGTCTCTGGACGATTACACCAATCAGCAGCAGCAGGAGATGACCTTCCTTCTGGAGTCCACGTTAGGGCTGATCAACATCCAGCAGAACCAGATCATCAAGATCTTCACCATCGCCAGCGTGCTGTTCATGCCTCCGACCCTGATTGCCAGCATCTACGGCATGAATTTCGAGCACATGCCGGAGCTGAAATTTCCCTGGGCTTATCCGGTGGTTATCTGCCTTCTGGTCGTCTCGGCTCTTATCCCGATCTGGTGGTTTAAGCGGAAGAAGCTGCTGTAG
- a CDS encoding D-TA family PLP-dependent enzyme: MSPHAWFHVENETDIASPALLLYRERIEHNLQLMLQIAGGPERLRPHVKTHKMLTLIQRQVELGINRFKASTIAEAEMCAAGGAKDILLAMPCVGPNGHRLARLAEAFPGTQFSAIADDEATIRTLAAAAQQNQVTLGVFLELDCGMGRTGILPSNEAAVFLAHVIKDTPKLLFRGLHAYDGHIHDPELETRRSRCEEAYVPVLALRERLIGEGVLVSELVAGGSPTFGVHAAFPDRTLSPGTTVLWDFGYGDKHPDLPFLPAAILLARVISKPGADRLTLDLGHKSVAPENPHPRVRFEELPDAEVVMQSEEHLVLKTDRAHEFQIGQALHGIPRHICPTVSMYGEAVVIEDGRSSQRWTVTARNRRITY, translated from the coding sequence ATGAGCCCCCACGCCTGGTTCCACGTCGAAAACGAAACCGACATCGCCTCCCCTGCCCTGCTCCTGTATCGGGAGCGGATTGAGCACAATCTACAATTGATGCTTCAAATCGCCGGCGGGCCGGAAAGGCTCCGCCCGCATGTCAAAACCCACAAAATGCTGACCCTGATCCAGCGGCAGGTGGAGTTAGGCATCAATCGGTTTAAGGCCTCCACCATCGCCGAAGCCGAAATGTGTGCTGCCGGTGGCGCGAAAGATATACTGCTGGCCATGCCCTGTGTGGGGCCTAATGGGCATCGTTTAGCCCGCTTGGCCGAAGCCTTTCCAGGAACCCAGTTTTCCGCCATTGCCGATGATGAGGCAACCATCCGCACGTTAGCCGCCGCAGCTCAACAAAACCAGGTCACGCTCGGCGTTTTTCTGGAATTGGACTGTGGCATGGGCCGCACAGGGATACTCCCCAGCAATGAAGCCGCCGTTTTTCTGGCGCATGTGATCAAAGACACTCCGAAGCTGCTGTTCAGGGGCCTGCATGCCTACGATGGCCATATCCATGATCCTGAGTTGGAAACACGCCGGAGCCGCTGCGAGGAAGCCTATGTGCCGGTTTTAGCCCTGCGAGAGCGATTGATCGGAGAAGGCGTGCTGGTTTCAGAGCTGGTCGCTGGTGGTTCACCGACCTTCGGTGTGCATGCCGCGTTTCCTGATCGCACGCTGTCTCCTGGCACCACGGTGCTCTGGGACTTTGGTTACGGCGATAAACACCCCGATTTACCCTTCCTTCCTGCCGCAATCTTGTTGGCCCGAGTCATTAGCAAACCAGGGGCAGATCGCTTAACCCTAGACCTTGGCCATAAATCGGTGGCCCCTGAGAATCCACATCCTCGGGTCCGCTTCGAAGAACTACCCGATGCTGAAGTGGTGATGCAGAGTGAAGAGCATCTGGTTCTAAAAACCGATCGCGCTCACGAATTCCAAATCGGCCAGGCTCTCCATGGCATTCCGAGACATATTTGCCCCACCGTCTCCATGTATGGTGAGGCAGTCGTCATCGAGGACGGTCGATCATCTCAGCGGTGGACCGTGACGGCTCGTAACCGTCGCATTACCTACTGA
- a CDS encoding sulfatase-like hydrolase/transferase has translation MSAATPPNIVFIMADDLGWADVAFHGGNAPTPNLDQLAKEGLELTQHYVAPVCSPTRAGLMTGRCWSRFGVTTPNSGRALPWETVTLPKALKTLGYDTCLTGKWHLGSKPDWGPSKFGFDHSYGSLGGGVGPYNHRYKQGEFTHTWHRNGELIEEQGHATDLITQEALKWLGQRDSNPFFLYVPFTAVHLPLKEPEEWLKRVPAGITDAVARHYAACILHQDWAVGRIIEALEKSGHRQNTLVIFTSDNGGSTAENNDRKYPADDYVSGSIPGNNTPLRGQKGDLYEGGIRVPTIVSWPGTLKAGRFDTPMQITDWMPTFCALAGYQSEADLKWDGTDFWPALSGQKAANERLLYWAGPGFRASAIRQGDWKLVVTRRKGQPDGVAELFNLARDPEEKQDLATQQPDQVSALKARLKEVAKADRDSVVNEPAAKE, from the coding sequence TTGTCTGCCGCCACTCCGCCCAATATCGTCTTCATTATGGCGGATGACTTAGGCTGGGCCGATGTGGCCTTTCATGGTGGTAATGCCCCCACACCGAACTTGGATCAGCTGGCCAAAGAAGGGTTAGAACTCACTCAGCATTACGTGGCTCCCGTGTGTAGCCCTACCCGTGCCGGCCTGATGACCGGGCGTTGCTGGAGCCGATTTGGCGTGACTACCCCCAATTCAGGCCGTGCATTGCCTTGGGAGACGGTGACTTTGCCGAAAGCTCTCAAGACCCTGGGTTACGACACCTGTCTGACGGGCAAATGGCACCTGGGATCTAAACCCGATTGGGGTCCTTCTAAATTTGGCTTCGACCACAGCTACGGCTCCCTCGGCGGCGGTGTCGGTCCCTACAATCATCGCTACAAGCAGGGGGAGTTCACGCACACGTGGCATCGCAATGGGGAGCTTATTGAGGAACAGGGGCATGCGACGGATTTGATCACTCAAGAAGCGCTCAAGTGGTTGGGCCAGCGTGATTCGAACCCCTTTTTTCTCTATGTTCCCTTCACCGCCGTTCACCTACCTCTCAAAGAACCGGAGGAGTGGCTGAAGCGTGTGCCTGCGGGTATTACCGACGCAGTTGCCAGACACTATGCGGCCTGCATCCTGCATCAGGACTGGGCCGTTGGGCGGATCATCGAGGCCCTGGAAAAGTCGGGGCACCGACAAAACACGCTGGTGATCTTCACCAGTGACAACGGCGGTAGTACGGCGGAAAACAATGACCGTAAATATCCTGCCGATGACTATGTCTCGGGCAGCATCCCCGGCAATAACACTCCGCTGCGAGGTCAAAAGGGCGATCTCTACGAGGGCGGCATCCGGGTGCCGACCATTGTAAGTTGGCCAGGCACCCTCAAAGCAGGGCGTTTTGACACGCCGATGCAGATCACCGATTGGATGCCCACCTTCTGCGCCCTCGCTGGATATCAAAGCGAAGCGGATTTGAAATGGGATGGCACCGACTTTTGGCCTGCCCTGAGTGGACAAAAAGCCGCTAACGAACGCCTGCTCTACTGGGCTGGCCCCGGCTTTCGCGCCAGCGCCATTCGTCAGGGAGATTGGAAACTGGTCGTGACCCGACGGAAAGGGCAGCCTGATGGCGTGGCGGAACTCTTTAACCTAGCCCGTGATCCCGAGGAAAAACAGGACCTCGCCACTCAGCAGCCCGACCAAGTGTCCGCCCTGAAGGCACGCCTGAAAGAAGTCGCTAAGGCAGACCGCGATTCCGTCGTGAACGAACCCGCAGCCAAAGAATGA